The following are encoded in a window of Piliocolobus tephrosceles isolate RC106 unplaced genomic scaffold, ASM277652v3 unscaffolded_26192, whole genome shotgun sequence genomic DNA:
- the INCA1 gene encoding protein INCA1: protein MPQCYGDVFWKNLSQRPSLTWLEEQHIPPMLRATGCSQLGLYPPEQLPPPEMLWRRKKRRPCLERMQQQGLGGVPARVRAVTYHLEDLRRRQSIINELKKAQWGSSGAASEPVVLGEEGCGFPSTNEYPDLEEERATYPQEENSFLTPGRAQVLLEWNWVE from the exons ATGCCCCAGTGTTATGGAGATGTCTTCTGGAAGAACCTTAGTCAAAGGCCCAG CCTCACTTGGCTGGAGGAGCAGCACATTCCACCCATGCTG AGAGCCACTGGTTGCTCCCAGCTTGGTCTGTATCCTCCTGAGCAGCTCCCACCCCCTGAAATGctttggagaagaaagaagaggaggccaTGTTTGGAAAGAATGCAGCAGCAGGGGCTTGGGGGGGTCCCCGCCCGGGTGAGGGCTGTCACTTACCACCTGGAGGACCTAAGAAGACGTCAGAGCATCATCAATGA ACTGAAGAAGGCCCAGTGGGGCAGCTCTGGGGCTGCATCTGAGCCAGTGGTGCTTGGCGAAGAGGGCTGTGGATTTCCTAGCACCAATGAATACCCTGATCTGGAAGAGGAGAGGGCAACCTATCCACAGGAAGAGAACAGTTTTCTCACTCCTGGCAGGGCCCAGGTATTGTTGGAGTGGAACTGGGTGGAGTGA